A single window of Planctomycetia bacterium DNA harbors:
- a CDS encoding metal-dependent hydrolase produces MQIIQPHYHAIARTAQDYERMAMSGVVAVAEPAFWAGFDRRYPETFIDYFRQISEFEPTRAAQYGIRHFCWVAVNPKEAENPVLTREVLGHFPEFFAKPTVLGVGETGLHKSTRNECESLEAHVDIAMKHGQLVLIHTPHLADKAHGTKRVLEVLAGMNVDRQRIWIDHVEEQTIKPCLDAGYWVGFTLYPITKCSPKRAVDMLEKYGTERILVNSSADWGPSDPFTLQECILEYRRRGHSLQDAIEVFHNNPCRFLGQNPKFDIAPIRVETLPAASPAGRSARPVAV; encoded by the coding sequence ATGCAGATCATCCAGCCCCACTACCACGCCATCGCCCGCACCGCGCAGGACTACGAGCGGATGGCGATGAGCGGCGTGGTCGCCGTCGCCGAGCCCGCCTTCTGGGCCGGGTTCGACCGGCGCTATCCCGAGACGTTCATCGACTACTTCCGGCAGATCAGCGAGTTCGAGCCGACGCGGGCCGCCCAGTACGGCATCCGCCACTTCTGCTGGGTGGCGGTGAACCCGAAGGAGGCCGAGAACCCCGTCCTCACCCGGGAGGTGCTCGGCCATTTTCCCGAGTTCTTCGCCAAGCCCACCGTGCTCGGCGTCGGCGAGACGGGCCTGCACAAGTCGACGCGGAACGAATGCGAGTCGCTCGAGGCCCACGTCGACATCGCGATGAAGCACGGCCAGCTCGTGCTCATCCACACCCCCCACCTCGCCGACAAGGCCCACGGCACGAAGCGGGTGCTGGAGGTGCTCGCCGGGATGAACGTGGACCGGCAGCGGATCTGGATCGACCACGTCGAGGAGCAGACGATCAAGCCCTGCCTCGACGCCGGCTACTGGGTCGGGTTCACGCTCTACCCGATCACCAAGTGCTCGCCGAAGCGGGCCGTGGACATGCTGGAGAAGTACGGCACCGAGCGAATCCTCGTCAACTCGTCGGCCGACTGGGGGCCGAGCGACCCGTTCACGCTCCAGGAGTGCATCCTCGAGTACCGGCGCCGGGGCCACTCGCTGCAGGACGCGATCGAGGTGTTTCACAACAACCCCTGCCGGTTCCTCGGGCAGAATCCGAAGTTCGACATCGCGCCGATCCGGGTGGAGACCCTGCCCGCGGCGTCGCCCGCCGGTCGTTCCGCCCGGCCCGTTGCCGTCTAG
- a CDS encoding cryptochrome/photolyase family protein, which translates to MPRHLVLVLGDQLDERSAAFDGFEAARDGVWMAEVAEESTHVWTHKARIAVFLAGMRHFRDRLEARGYAVDYTELAAKPRPKEPASLAAALAASLVRLTKAGQKPDRLVVVEPGEWRVQEALRGAAHTAGIPLDIRTDRHFFTSRDDFAAHAAGRKQLRLEYFYRPLREKFGVLMDGGEPAGGQWNYDAENRGAFPKAGPGVLPAPVRFAPDATTRAVVDLVDARFASHPGSLDSFDWPVTPDDARRALDDFLAHRLANFGRYQDAIWTGEPWLYHSRLAQAMNMKLLDPRDVVAGAERAWRAGRVPLEAAEGFVRQVIGWREYVRGIYWQFMPEYLDRNALGADRPLPNLYWSGVTEMNCLRDAIGQTLAHGYAHHIQRLMVTGLFALLFGVEPRRVHEWYLAVYVDAVEWVELPNTLGMSQFADGGVMASKPYCASGAYIDRMSNACKGCRFRPTQATGPDACPFTTLYWDFLARHRKLLATNQRMTMQLKNVDRKPAADLRAIRRQADALRDACP; encoded by the coding sequence ATGCCGCGCCATCTTGTCCTCGTGCTCGGTGACCAGCTCGACGAGCGGAGCGCCGCCTTCGACGGGTTCGAGGCCGCGCGGGACGGCGTGTGGATGGCCGAGGTGGCCGAGGAATCGACCCACGTCTGGACCCACAAGGCCCGGATCGCGGTTTTTCTCGCTGGCATGCGGCACTTCCGCGACCGGCTCGAGGCCCGCGGCTACGCCGTGGACTACACGGAGCTCGCCGCCAAGCCGCGGCCCAAGGAGCCGGCGTCGCTGGCCGCCGCGCTCGCGGCAAGCCTCGTCCGGCTGACGAAAGCCGGACAAAAACCCGACCGCCTCGTCGTCGTCGAGCCGGGCGAGTGGCGGGTGCAGGAAGCGCTGCGCGGCGCCGCCCACACGGCGGGGATTCCCCTCGACATCCGCACCGACCGGCACTTTTTCACCTCGCGGGACGACTTCGCCGCGCACGCCGCGGGCCGCAAGCAGTTGCGCCTCGAATATTTTTATCGGCCGCTCCGGGAGAAATTCGGCGTCCTCATGGACGGCGGCGAGCCCGCCGGCGGCCAATGGAACTACGACGCCGAGAACCGGGGCGCGTTTCCGAAGGCGGGGCCGGGGGTGCTTCCCGCGCCGGTGCGGTTCGCGCCCGATGCCACGACCCGCGCGGTCGTCGATCTCGTCGACGCCCGGTTCGCGTCCCATCCCGGCAGCCTGGACTCGTTCGACTGGCCGGTCACGCCCGACGACGCCCGGCGGGCGCTCGACGATTTTCTCGCGCATCGCCTCGCGAACTTCGGCCGCTACCAGGACGCGATCTGGACCGGCGAGCCGTGGCTCTACCACTCGCGGCTCGCGCAGGCCATGAACATGAAGCTCCTCGACCCGCGCGACGTCGTCGCCGGCGCCGAGCGGGCCTGGCGTGCGGGGCGGGTGCCGCTGGAGGCCGCCGAGGGTTTCGTTCGCCAGGTGATCGGCTGGCGCGAGTACGTCCGCGGGATCTACTGGCAGTTCATGCCGGAATACCTCGACCGCAACGCCCTCGGCGCCGACCGGCCGCTGCCGAACCTGTATTGGAGCGGTGTCACCGAGATGAACTGCCTCCGCGACGCGATCGGCCAGACGCTCGCGCACGGCTACGCCCACCACATCCAGCGGCTCATGGTCACGGGCCTGTTCGCGCTCCTGTTCGGCGTCGAGCCGCGCCGCGTCCACGAGTGGTACCTGGCCGTGTACGTGGACGCGGTCGAGTGGGTCGAACTGCCCAACACCCTCGGCATGAGCCAGTTCGCCGACGGCGGCGTCATGGCGTCGAAGCCGTACTGCGCGTCCGGCGCCTACATCGACCGGATGAGCAACGCCTGCAAGGGCTGCCGGTTCCGCCCCACGCAGGCCACCGGCCCCGACGCCTGCCCGTTCACCACGCTGTACTGGGACTTCCTCGCCCGCCATCGGAAACTGCTGGCCACGAACCAGCGGATGACGATGCAGCTCAAGAACGTCGACCGCAAGCCGGCCGCCGACCTCCGCGCCATCCGCCGCCAGGCCGACGCCCTGCGCGACGCGTGTCCGTAG
- the mogA gene encoding molybdopterin adenylyltransferase, whose protein sequence is MVVSKSPANSPANIGILTVSDRASRGEYADEGGPAIRAYLAEVLASPWQAHERIVPDDLETIAAAIRDLAAAGCCLVVTTGGTGPAPRDVTPEATETVCTKLLPGFGELMRQVSMRHVPTAILSRQTAGVCGLTLVVNLPGRPKSIRECLDAVFPAIPYCVDLIHTGQPDAPRLETKPERLVAFRPKV, encoded by the coding sequence ATGGTCGTGTCCAAGTCCCCCGCGAATTCCCCCGCGAACATCGGCATCCTCACGGTCTCCGACCGGGCCAGCCGCGGCGAGTATGCCGACGAGGGGGGGCCGGCGATCCGCGCCTACCTCGCCGAGGTCCTCGCCTCACCGTGGCAGGCGCACGAACGGATCGTGCCCGACGACCTGGAGACGATCGCCGCGGCGATCCGCGATCTGGCCGCCGCCGGCTGCTGTCTCGTGGTCACGACCGGCGGGACGGGGCCGGCGCCGCGGGACGTGACGCCGGAGGCGACGGAGACAGTGTGCACGAAGCTGCTGCCGGGGTTCGGCGAGCTGATGCGGCAGGTGTCGATGCGGCACGTGCCGACCGCGATCCTCTCCCGACAGACGGCCGGCGTTTGCGGCTTGACGCTCGTCGTCAACCTGCCGGGGCGGCCGAAGAGCATCCGCGAGTGCCTCGACGCGGTGTTTCCCGCGATCCCCTACTGCGTCGACCTCATCCACACGGGCCAGCCTGACGCCCCCCGACTGGAGACGAAGCCGGAGCGGCTCGTCGCCTTCCGACCAAAAGTCTGA
- the hemB gene encoding delta-aminolevulinic acid dehydratase: MSEAFPGRFPDTRPRRLRQHAWLRRAVAETSLSAADLVWPLFVHDLLEPVAVPSMPGVERLSIEGVVRAAADAARLGIPMIALFPVTEPALKTDDGRQALEPDNLVCRAVRAVNRELGDAVGIICDVALDPYTSHGHDGLLVDGNILNDETVEVLVRQAVVLAEAGADIVAPSDMMDGRVGAIREHLNAAGHDGVCILSYAAKYASAFYGPFRDAVGSRGALGTAASRGLGDKKTYQMDPANGAEALREVALDIAEGADMVMVKPAGTALDIIHRVKTAFGVPTFAYQVSGEYAMIRAAAANGWLDGPQAALESVLVMKRAGADGILTYFAPEIARAVGR, from the coding sequence ATGAGCGAGGCGTTTCCCGGCCGGTTTCCCGACACGCGGCCGCGCCGCCTGCGGCAGCACGCCTGGCTGCGCCGGGCCGTGGCCGAGACGAGCCTGTCCGCCGCCGACCTCGTCTGGCCGCTGTTCGTTCACGACCTCCTCGAGCCGGTCGCCGTGCCGAGCATGCCGGGCGTGGAGCGGCTGTCGATCGAAGGGGTGGTGCGGGCTGCCGCCGACGCCGCCCGGCTCGGCATCCCGATGATCGCCCTGTTTCCCGTCACCGAGCCGGCCCTCAAGACGGATGACGGTCGGCAGGCACTCGAGCCCGACAATCTGGTCTGCCGCGCGGTTCGCGCCGTGAACCGCGAACTCGGCGACGCGGTCGGCATCATCTGCGACGTGGCCCTCGACCCCTACACGAGCCACGGCCACGACGGCCTGCTCGTGGATGGAAATATTCTCAATGACGAAACGGTCGAGGTCCTCGTCCGGCAGGCCGTGGTGCTCGCCGAGGCGGGCGCCGACATCGTCGCCCCGTCCGACATGATGGACGGCCGGGTGGGGGCAATCCGCGAGCACCTCAACGCCGCCGGGCACGACGGGGTGTGCATTCTCTCCTACGCGGCGAAGTATGCCTCCGCCTTCTACGGCCCGTTCCGCGACGCGGTCGGCAGCCGGGGGGCACTTGGCACGGCGGCGTCGCGCGGGCTCGGTGACAAGAAGACCTACCAGATGGACCCCGCCAACGGCGCCGAGGCTCTCCGCGAGGTGGCCCTCGACATCGCCGAGGGAGCCGACATGGTGATGGTCAAGCCGGCCGGCACGGCGCTTGACATCATTCACCGCGTGAAGACCGCCTTCGGCGTGCCGACCTTCGCCTACCAGGTGAGCGGCGAGTACGCGATGATCCGGGCGGCCGCCGCGAACGGTTGGCTCGACGGCCCACAGGCCGCCCTGGAGAGCGTGCTGGTGATGAAGCGGGCGGGCGCCGACGGGATCCTCACCTACTTCGCCCCCGAGATCGCCCGCGCGGTCGGCCGCTGA
- the cysD gene encoding sulfate adenylyltransferase subunit 2, which produces MSSYSLTHLRQLEAESIHVIREVAAEFENPVMLYSIGKDSAVMVRLAEKAFHPGKPPFPLMHIDTTWKFKEMYRLRDAYVAQELGFKLIVHVNEEGRAKGINPITHGSKVHTDVMKTQALRQALDKYRFDAAFGGARRDEEKSRAKERVFSFRDEFHRWDPKNQRPELWNLYNTKVRKGESIRVFPLSNWTELDVWQYIHLENIPIVPLYFAAERPIVWRDGVMIMVDDDRLPLKPGEQPEMRRVRFRTLGCYPLSGAVDSAATTLPEIIQEMLLTTFSERQGRLIDSDEAGSMEKKKKEGYF; this is translated from the coding sequence ATGAGTTCCTACTCCCTCACCCACCTTCGCCAGCTCGAAGCCGAGAGCATCCACGTCATCCGCGAGGTGGCGGCCGAGTTCGAAAACCCGGTGATGCTGTATTCGATCGGCAAGGACTCGGCCGTCATGGTGCGGCTCGCGGAGAAGGCGTTCCATCCGGGGAAGCCTCCCTTCCCGCTGATGCACATCGACACGACGTGGAAGTTCAAGGAGATGTACCGGCTCCGCGACGCGTACGTCGCCCAGGAGCTCGGCTTCAAGCTCATCGTCCACGTCAACGAGGAGGGACGGGCGAAAGGCATCAACCCGATCACCCACGGCAGCAAGGTCCACACCGACGTCATGAAGACGCAGGCCCTGCGGCAGGCCCTCGACAAGTACCGCTTCGACGCCGCCTTCGGCGGCGCCCGCCGCGACGAGGAGAAGAGCCGGGCCAAGGAGCGGGTGTTCTCCTTTCGCGACGAGTTCCACCGCTGGGACCCCAAGAACCAGCGGCCCGAGCTCTGGAACCTCTACAACACCAAGGTCCGGAAGGGGGAGAGCATCCGCGTCTTCCCCCTCTCCAACTGGACCGAGCTCGACGTCTGGCAGTACATCCACCTGGAAAACATCCCCATCGTCCCCCTGTACTTCGCCGCCGAGCGGCCGATCGTCTGGCGGGACGGCGTGATGATCATGGTCGACGACGACCGGCTCCCGCTCAAACCCGGCGAGCAGCCGGAGATGCGCCGCGTCCGCTTCCGCACGCTCGGCTGCTACCCGCTGTCGGGCGCCGTCGACTCCGCCGCCACCACGCTTCCCGAGATCATCCAGGAGATGCTCCTGACCACGTTCTCGGAGCGGCAGGGCCGGCTCATCGACAGCGACGAGGCGGGCTCGATGGAGAAAAAGAAAAAGGAGGGGTATTTCTGA
- a CDS encoding 6-pyruvoyl tetrahydrobiopterin synthase: protein MHEAGVTRLSLIRHLSFCAGHRLYGHEGRCAFLHGHNYRVDIEVEAEGGGAAVDDVGRVVDFSLIKKRMLGWLDEHWDHSFLVFEKDASALAAVQAAEPTRYFVMPWNPTAENMARYLLEVVAPHVLAGLGVVARRVSVWETDEACAVATLVGRPALPPVPIGAAVVLDRRGR from the coding sequence ATGCACGAAGCGGGCGTAACACGGCTGTCCCTGATCCGGCATCTCTCGTTCTGTGCGGGGCACAGGCTCTACGGCCACGAGGGCCGCTGTGCCTTCCTCCACGGCCACAACTACCGTGTGGACATCGAGGTCGAGGCGGAAGGGGGCGGCGCGGCGGTGGACGATGTCGGGCGGGTGGTCGATTTCTCGCTCATCAAGAAGCGGATGCTCGGCTGGCTCGACGAGCACTGGGACCATTCCTTTCTCGTCTTCGAGAAAGATGCGTCTGCGCTGGCGGCCGTGCAGGCCGCGGAGCCGACCCGGTATTTCGTCATGCCCTGGAACCCGACGGCCGAGAACATGGCCCGCTACCTGCTCGAAGTGGTGGCGCCCCACGTGCTCGCGGGCCTCGGCGTGGTCGCCCGCCGGGTGAGCGTCTGGGAGACCGACGAGGCGTGCGCCGTGGCGACGCTCGTGGGCCGGCCGGCGCTGCCGCCGGTGCCGATCGGCGCCGCCGTCGTCCTCGATCGGAGGGGGCGATGA
- the cysNC gene encoding bifunctional enzyme CysN/CysC, with translation MSHQSSLIATDIDAYLAQHERKELLRFITCGSVDDGKSTLIGRLFYESKMIYEDQLAAIKKDTSRYGTTGEEVDLALFTDGLEDERQQGITIDVAYRYFSTDKRKFIIADTPGHEQYTRNMATGASTADLAIILVDARHGVLPQTKRHSFIVSLLGIRHIVVAINKMDIVGWDQAVFERIRAEYADFSSRLDLPDVHFMPISALKGDNVVRPSPNMPWYTGSALMPLLETVYIGSDRNLEDFRFPVQLVLRPNLDFRGFAGTVASGIVRRGDEVLSLPSRRKSRVKSIVTFDGELEEAFAPQSVTLTLEDEIDSSRGDMLVRPGNVPKVDQRFEAMVVWMAEEPLVPGRQYFFKQTSKVTSGAVSTLRYRVDINTLHRQPAPTLALNEIGRCAISLTSPIAYDAYRRNRATGSFIMIDRLTNATVAAGMILDREPGDGGRAHWDDEPAAAGLHEAASTVTVAEREARFGQRPATLLLTGLPGAGKSTLAAALERRLFDLGRTVAVLDGQSLRLGISRDLGFSAEERSENLRRGIEVARLFNEAGILCIGAFVAPDEAVRQKAAERVGRERFLVVHLSAPIDVCRTRDTDGHYARADSGEITNFPGVSAAYEPPAHPDLVLPTHEWPVARCVAALEALLEERGLI, from the coding sequence ATGTCCCACCAATCGTCACTCATCGCGACCGACATCGACGCGTATCTCGCGCAGCACGAGCGCAAGGAACTGCTCCGGTTCATCACCTGCGGCAGCGTGGACGACGGCAAGAGCACGCTCATCGGCCGGCTGTTCTACGAGTCGAAGATGATCTACGAGGATCAGTTGGCGGCGATCAAGAAGGACACCTCCCGCTACGGCACGACGGGGGAGGAGGTCGATCTCGCCCTGTTCACCGACGGCCTCGAGGACGAGCGGCAGCAGGGGATCACGATCGACGTCGCCTACCGCTACTTCTCCACCGACAAGCGGAAGTTCATCATCGCCGACACGCCCGGCCACGAGCAGTACACGCGGAACATGGCCACCGGGGCCTCGACGGCAGACCTCGCCATCATCCTCGTGGACGCCCGCCACGGCGTGCTCCCGCAGACGAAGCGGCATTCGTTCATCGTCTCGCTGCTCGGCATCCGCCACATCGTCGTGGCGATCAACAAGATGGACATCGTCGGCTGGGACCAGGCCGTCTTCGAGCGGATCCGGGCCGAGTACGCCGACTTTTCCTCCCGGCTCGACCTGCCCGACGTCCACTTCATGCCGATCTCCGCGCTCAAGGGAGACAACGTCGTCCGCCCGAGCCCCAACATGCCCTGGTACACCGGCTCCGCGCTGATGCCGCTCCTGGAGACGGTGTACATCGGCTCCGACAGGAACCTCGAGGACTTCCGCTTCCCGGTGCAGCTCGTGCTCCGGCCGAACCTCGACTTCCGCGGCTTTGCCGGCACGGTCGCCTCGGGGATCGTCCGCCGCGGTGACGAGGTGCTCAGCCTCCCCTCGCGCCGCAAGAGCCGGGTGAAGAGCATCGTCACGTTCGACGGCGAGCTGGAGGAGGCCTTCGCCCCGCAGTCGGTCACGCTGACGCTCGAGGACGAGATCGATTCCAGCCGCGGCGACATGCTCGTCCGGCCGGGTAACGTGCCCAAGGTCGATCAGCGGTTCGAGGCGATGGTCGTCTGGATGGCCGAGGAGCCGCTCGTTCCCGGGCGGCAGTATTTCTTCAAGCAGACGAGCAAGGTCACCAGCGGCGCCGTGAGCACGCTCCGCTACCGAGTGGACATCAACACCCTGCACCGCCAGCCGGCCCCGACGCTGGCCCTCAACGAGATCGGCCGCTGCGCCATCTCGCTGACAAGTCCGATCGCCTACGACGCCTACCGGCGCAACCGGGCGACCGGGTCGTTCATCATGATCGACCGGCTCACGAATGCCACGGTGGCCGCCGGCATGATCCTCGACCGCGAGCCGGGGGACGGCGGCCGGGCCCACTGGGACGACGAGCCGGCCGCGGCCGGCCTGCACGAGGCGGCGAGCACCGTGACGGTGGCCGAGCGCGAGGCCCGCTTCGGCCAGAGGCCGGCCACGCTCCTGCTCACGGGCCTGCCGGGCGCCGGCAAGAGCACGCTCGCGGCGGCGCTCGAGCGCCGGCTCTTCGACCTCGGACGGACCGTGGCGGTGCTCGACGGGCAGTCGCTGCGGCTGGGCATCAGCCGCGACCTCGGCTTCTCGGCCGAGGAACGCAGTGAAAACCTGCGGCGCGGCATCGAGGTCGCCCGGCTGTTCAACGAGGCGGGGATCCTCTGCATCGGCGCCTTCGTGGCCCCCGACGAAGCGGTGCGGCAGAAGGCGGCGGAGCGCGTGGGCCGGGAGCGGTTCCTCGTGGTGCACCTCTCGGCGCCGATCGACGTCTGCCGAACGCGGGACACCGACGGCCACTACGCCCGCGCCGACTCGGGCGAAATCACGAACTTTCCCGGCGTCTCGGCGGCCTACGAGCCGCCGGCGCATCCCGACCTCGTCCTCCCCACCCATGAGTGGCCGGTGGCACGGTGCGTGGCCGCACTGGAGGCGCTGCTCGAGGAGCGCGGCCTGATCTGA
- a CDS encoding GTP-binding protein gives MSTIPSADRRLPVTVLSGFLGAGKTTLLNHILANRSGLRVAVIVNDMSTVNIDAQLVGGQLAAPAARLSRTEEKLVEFSNGCICCTLREDLLAEVSRLAREGRFDALLIESTGVSEPLPVAETFTFVDEQGESLSARARLDTLVTVVDAANFLDDYCSREEIRDRGIGLDADDSRDLVQLLVDQVEFANVIVINKIDRAPPDDVDYLEALLRRLNPRAVTVRADHGRVPLEAVLDTGLFDMDAAADHPGWLAEAPGTHVPETETYGISSQVFQARRPLHPGRFWDLITGPAFQGVIRSKGVVWLATRHDHVAIWSSAGVVSSLQHGGSWLATAPRAEWPDDVAEEEIAPVWQEPWGDRRQELVVIGARLAPDLIARLGHCCLDDHEMAGGPEAWAAFPDPFPA, from the coding sequence ATGAGCACGATCCCGTCCGCCGACCGGCGCCTGCCGGTCACCGTCCTGTCCGGCTTCCTCGGCGCCGGCAAGACCACGCTCCTCAACCACATCCTCGCCAACCGCTCCGGGCTGCGCGTGGCCGTGATCGTCAACGACATGAGCACGGTCAACATCGACGCGCAGCTCGTCGGCGGCCAGCTCGCAGCGCCGGCGGCGCGGCTGAGCCGCACCGAGGAGAAACTCGTCGAGTTCTCCAACGGTTGCATCTGCTGCACGCTCCGCGAGGACCTGCTCGCGGAGGTTTCCCGCCTCGCCCGCGAAGGGAGGTTCGACGCGCTGCTCATCGAGAGCACGGGCGTCTCCGAGCCGCTGCCCGTCGCCGAGACGTTCACCTTCGTCGACGAACAGGGGGAGAGCCTGTCAGCGCGTGCCCGGCTCGACACGCTGGTGACCGTCGTGGACGCGGCGAATTTCCTTGACGACTACTGCTCGCGCGAGGAAATTCGCGACCGTGGCATCGGTCTCGACGCCGACGACTCCCGAGATCTCGTCCAGCTCCTCGTCGACCAGGTGGAGTTCGCCAACGTGATCGTGATCAACAAGATCGATCGCGCGCCGCCGGACGACGTCGACTACCTGGAGGCGCTGCTGCGCAGGCTCAATCCGCGGGCGGTCACCGTCCGCGCCGACCACGGCCGCGTGCCCCTGGAAGCCGTCCTCGACACCGGCCTGTTCGACATGGACGCGGCCGCGGATCATCCCGGCTGGCTGGCGGAAGCCCCGGGCACGCACGTTCCCGAGACGGAGACGTACGGCATTTCCAGTCAGGTCTTCCAGGCGCGCCGGCCGCTGCATCCCGGCCGGTTCTGGGACCTCATCACCGGGCCAGCCTTCCAGGGGGTGATCCGTTCCAAGGGCGTCGTCTGGCTGGCGACGCGGCACGACCATGTGGCCATCTGGTCGAGCGCAGGGGTCGTCTCCAGCCTGCAGCACGGCGGATCGTGGCTGGCGACGGCACCTCGCGCGGAGTGGCCGGATGACGTCGCCGAGGAGGAGATCGCCCCCGTCTGGCAGGAGCCGTGGGGTGACCGGAGGCAAGAACTCGTCGTCATCGGCGCACGGCTCGCCCCCGACCTCATCGCCAGGCTCGGGCACTGCTGCCTCGACGATCACGAGATGGCCGGCGGGCCGGAGGCATGGGCCGCATTTCCCGATCCGTTTCCCGCCTGA